A genomic segment from Marinobacter subterrani encodes:
- a CDS encoding reverse transcriptase domain-containing protein, with protein sequence MSRDNLNRALKQVRRNKGAPGIDGMTVDGLTDYLRQHWPEIRQQLLQQTYRPKPVRRVTIPKANGDSRPLGIPTVLDRFIQQAIAQVIQQDWEPRFHPHSYGFRPGRSAHQAVRYGQRCAREGRTLCIHHIFH encoded by the coding sequence TTGAGCAGGGACAACCTCAATCGCGCCCTGAAACAGGTTCGACGTAACAAGGGAGCGCCGGGCATCGACGGCATGACCGTGGATGGATTGACGGATTATCTGCGTCAACACTGGCCGGAGATCCGGCAGCAGTTGCTCCAGCAGACCTACCGACCCAAACCGGTCCGGCGGGTCACCATTCCCAAAGCCAACGGCGATTCCCGCCCTCTGGGCATCCCGACGGTGCTGGACCGCTTTATCCAGCAAGCAATCGCTCAGGTTATCCAGCAGGATTGGGAACCCCGCTTTCACCCACATAGCTACGGTTTTCGCCCGGGACGCTCTGCGCATCAAGCCGTCCGATACGGACAGCGCTGCGCCCGGGAAGGTCGCACTTTGTGTATTCATCATATTTTTCATTGA
- a CDS encoding GntR family transcriptional regulator: MTRLPPHPERAGKGTVVDSIVQTLADDIVSGRLTPGTKLDAQAVAERFGVSRTPVRETFGHLAAMGLVTHRPNWGVIVATLSSGALNDLYEAMAELEAALARLAALRMKSRQRDALLQLHQDSVHLVRDGSADDYARYNNEFHDLIFEGAQSSQLQQLAEATRIRLAPFRRAQFRMSNRVSRSWEEHDAIVRAIHAGDADGVARLMRLHVQTVSAMSAEFVAEHQPLPRHQGETTA; this comes from the coding sequence ATGACCCGGCTTCCCCCGCACCCTGAGCGTGCCGGCAAGGGCACTGTGGTGGACAGTATTGTCCAGACCCTCGCGGACGACATTGTCAGCGGCCGGCTGACCCCGGGCACCAAGCTGGACGCCCAGGCCGTGGCAGAACGTTTCGGCGTCTCCCGCACGCCCGTCCGGGAGACCTTCGGCCATCTGGCGGCGATGGGACTCGTCACCCATCGCCCCAACTGGGGCGTGATCGTCGCCACCCTGTCCTCCGGGGCATTGAACGACCTTTACGAGGCGATGGCGGAACTGGAAGCCGCTTTGGCACGTCTGGCAGCCCTGCGCATGAAAAGTCGCCAGCGGGACGCTCTGCTTCAGCTGCACCAGGACTCCGTGCACCTGGTCCGGGACGGCAGTGCCGACGACTATGCCCGCTATAACAATGAATTCCACGACCTGATCTTCGAGGGCGCCCAGTCCAGCCAGTTGCAGCAGCTGGCGGAAGCCACTCGCATCCGCCTGGCGCCGTTCCGCCGGGCCCAGTTCCGCATGAGTAACCGGGTCAGCAGGTCATGGGAAGAGCACGACGCCATTGTCCGAGCGATCCACGCTGGTGACGCCGACGGTGTCGCCCGCCTGATGCGACTGCACGTGCAGACCGTAAGCGCCATGTCGGCGGAGTTTGTGGCGGAGCACCAGCCTCTGCCGAGGCACCAGGGAGAGACCACTGCATGA
- the istB gene encoding IS21-like element ISSpu5 family helper ATPase IstB — protein sequence MLKHPTLDKLHALKLTGMAAALADQSATPDITDLSFEERLGLLVDREMTERDNRRMTSRLRRARLRHTAILEDIDYRHSRGLDKGLVQSLAGCQWVKEHLNVLITGPTGVGKTWLACALAHKACREGYTAQYVRLTRLMRELTIAKGDGQYSKLLTNLAKVDVLILDDWGLMKLSAENRRDLLEVLEDRHGRRSTIATSQLPIEEWHGVIGDATLADAILDRLVHNAYKINLRGESMRKQQAKLTTTETSE from the coding sequence ATGTTGAAACATCCGACTCTGGACAAGCTCCACGCTCTCAAGCTAACCGGCATGGCTGCCGCCCTGGCGGATCAGTCGGCCACCCCCGACATCACCGATCTGAGCTTCGAGGAGCGCCTCGGGCTACTCGTGGACCGGGAAATGACCGAGCGAGATAACCGGCGCATGACCAGCCGGTTGCGCCGGGCCCGGCTGCGGCACACGGCCATCCTCGAAGACATCGATTACCGGCACTCACGGGGCCTGGATAAAGGGCTGGTGCAATCACTGGCGGGCTGCCAATGGGTAAAAGAGCACCTGAACGTGCTCATCACCGGTCCCACCGGGGTTGGCAAAACCTGGCTGGCCTGCGCCCTGGCACACAAGGCCTGCCGGGAAGGCTACACCGCACAGTACGTGCGCCTGACCCGACTGATGCGGGAGCTGACCATTGCCAAGGGCGACGGCCAATACTCAAAACTCCTGACGAATCTGGCCAAGGTCGACGTGTTGATCCTGGATGACTGGGGGCTGATGAAACTGAGCGCGGAGAACCGGAGAGACTTGCTGGAGGTGCTGGAAGACCGACATGGCCGGCGCTCCACCATCGCCACTAGCCAATTACCCATCGAGGAATGGCATGGCGTAATCGGTGACGCCACTCTGGCAGACGCCATTCTGGACCGGCTCGTTCACAACGCCTACAAGATCAATCTGCGGGGCGAGTCCATGCGAAAACAACAGGCAAAGTTGACGACCACCGAGACTTCGGAGTAA
- a CDS encoding ABC transporter permease, whose amino-acid sequence MTSMSTPASPKLQGPPRTSYWQHLRHVASENPVTGLAFGLFGLFVGMALFGPYLVPYDPLNTGVGPALQAPNSAHWFGTDQLGRDVFSRVVVATRLDLLISVSAVAISFVLGSILGCFAGYFGGWTDRITGRFVDTIMAFPLFVLAMGIVAAAGNTVENIVYATAIINLPFYARMARAEVSIRRNAGFVQAARLSGNSELRVLFGHIFPNTLPPMMVQISLNMGWAILNAAGLSFIGLGVQPPAPEWGIMVAEGANFIISGEWWLVIFPGMALMLAVFTFNLIGDGLRDLVDPQRRT is encoded by the coding sequence ATGACCAGTATGAGTACCCCGGCCTCCCCGAAACTTCAGGGGCCGCCCCGCACCAGCTACTGGCAGCATCTGCGACACGTGGCGTCAGAAAATCCGGTTACCGGTCTGGCGTTCGGGTTGTTCGGTCTGTTCGTGGGCATGGCCCTGTTCGGCCCCTACCTGGTGCCCTACGACCCCCTTAATACAGGGGTGGGGCCAGCGCTACAGGCACCCAACTCTGCCCACTGGTTTGGTACAGACCAGCTCGGGCGTGATGTGTTCTCACGGGTCGTAGTAGCCACCCGGCTGGATCTGCTGATCTCGGTCTCGGCGGTGGCCATCTCCTTTGTGCTGGGCTCCATCCTGGGCTGCTTCGCCGGCTACTTCGGCGGCTGGACCGACCGCATCACCGGTCGTTTTGTGGATACCATCATGGCCTTCCCCCTGTTCGTGCTGGCCATGGGTATCGTCGCTGCCGCCGGTAATACTGTGGAGAACATCGTCTACGCCACCGCCATCATCAACCTGCCCTTTTATGCACGCATGGCCCGGGCGGAGGTCAGCATACGCCGCAACGCCGGTTTCGTGCAGGCCGCGCGGCTGTCCGGAAACTCCGAGTTGCGGGTGCTGTTCGGTCACATTTTTCCCAACACCCTGCCGCCGATGATGGTGCAGATTTCCCTCAACATGGGCTGGGCCATCCTCAACGCCGCCGGTCTTTCGTTCATCGGTCTGGGGGTTCAGCCGCCGGCGCCGGAGTGGGGCATTATGGTGGCCGAGGGCGCTAACTTCATTATTTCCGGCGAATGGTGGCTGGTGATCTTCCCGGGGATGGCGCTGATGCTGGCGGTATTCACCTTCAACCTGATCGGCGATGGCCTGCGGGATCTGGTGGATCCCCAGCGCCGCACCTGA
- a CDS encoding aminotransferase-like domain-containing protein: MTQQPAKAQQIADRIVSQIEQGDLAAGSRLPSIRSSADTFRVSKNTIIDAYDRLVATGYVRPRRGSGFYVEVARPAHPDIKPEHFTEAVDLISLLREQLNQNYEVRAGDGRLPASWMENADIRRQFKRMGVGNEGDAFEYGNPQGLMELREDISRVLLDRAISAHPDQVLMTFGANHAFDLIIRHYVEAHDPVLVETPGYYPMFGKLRLQRARTIGVPRGPDGLDIEKLEQAIQTYRPRLLFVQPMAHNPTGTSMSLQNMHAVLRIAEKYDLTIIEDDPFGDILPRSTPHLASLDALNRVIYVGTFSKTLSASLRCGYIAASRKLIHSLTDIKMLTVVNGSTAIEGMIHEMIIKGRYRRHMSRLRDRVAKAGAEAVTALGGIGLNQIHPPTGGYYVWCPLPDNVNIMELTHKASGQGIFLAPGHLFTLTDGDASHALRINIAHARDSRLLEFLRKEVVRSNR; encoded by the coding sequence ATGACTCAACAGCCAGCTAAAGCCCAACAGATTGCTGACAGAATAGTCAGCCAGATTGAGCAGGGAGACCTGGCCGCAGGCTCTCGACTACCTTCCATTCGCAGTTCAGCTGATACCTTCAGAGTTTCGAAGAACACGATCATCGATGCTTACGATCGCTTGGTAGCCACTGGTTATGTTCGGCCACGGCGGGGCTCAGGTTTCTATGTTGAAGTTGCCCGACCAGCTCATCCAGACATCAAACCCGAGCACTTCACCGAAGCAGTTGACCTGATATCCCTGCTCAGGGAGCAGTTGAACCAGAATTACGAAGTGAGAGCCGGAGATGGACGCCTGCCAGCCAGTTGGATGGAAAATGCGGATATCCGCCGTCAGTTCAAGCGAATGGGAGTAGGGAATGAGGGCGATGCATTTGAGTATGGAAATCCCCAAGGTTTAATGGAATTACGGGAAGATATATCGCGCGTACTGCTGGACCGCGCAATCAGCGCACATCCGGACCAGGTCCTGATGACGTTTGGCGCCAACCATGCCTTTGACCTGATTATTCGGCATTATGTTGAAGCACACGACCCCGTCCTCGTTGAAACGCCTGGCTATTACCCGATGTTTGGAAAACTGAGACTCCAACGCGCTCGCACCATAGGCGTTCCCCGAGGTCCAGACGGCCTCGATATTGAAAAGCTGGAGCAAGCCATCCAGACATACCGACCGAGGCTGTTATTCGTGCAACCCATGGCACATAATCCGACCGGTACCTCGATGTCTCTGCAGAACATGCATGCCGTCTTGCGGATTGCCGAAAAATACGATTTAACCATTATTGAAGACGACCCCTTCGGAGACATCCTGCCTCGTTCCACACCCCATCTAGCATCACTGGACGCGCTGAATCGCGTAATTTATGTCGGCACCTTTTCCAAGACTCTATCCGCCAGCCTCCGTTGCGGTTACATCGCCGCCAGCAGAAAACTTATACATTCCCTGACTGATATTAAAATGTTAACGGTGGTGAATGGGTCCACTGCGATAGAAGGCATGATTCACGAGATGATCATAAAGGGCCGTTACCGGCGCCATATGAGTCGCCTCCGGGACAGGGTTGCCAAGGCCGGAGCCGAGGCAGTGACGGCTTTGGGGGGTATCGGCTTGAATCAGATCCATCCACCCACCGGAGGATATTATGTTTGGTGCCCGCTACCCGATAACGTGAACATAATGGAGCTTACTCACAAGGCCTCCGGTCAAGGCATCTTCTTGGCCCCCGGTCACCTGTTTACTTTAACGGATGGTGATGCCAGCCACGCCTTACGCATCAACATCGCCCACGCCCGTGATTCTCGTCTTTTGGAATTCCTTCGGAAGGAAGTGGTTAGGTCAAATCGCTGA
- a CDS encoding dipeptide ABC transporter ATP-binding protein: MNEPSSVPLLDIQRLSVDFATRKGTVRAIDDISLAVGKGETLGIVGESGSGKSVTSYAVMRILDRAGHIAGGRITYGGIPLHKAREKDMRDIRGREISMIFQNPRAALNPIRRIGQQVADVLMQHSQATRGNAREKAIGMLEAVKIRDAEQRYNAYPFELSGGMCQRVVIAIALACRPRLLIADEPTTGLDVTTQKAVMDLIVELTREYNMSTVLITHDLGLAAAYCDRLVVMEKGKIIEANGAAELFHHPRERYTRLLLQATPHNDSQIRDLLTPEARSKAIRLPESRSLGEPILTVSNLRKQFGKPGDESSHLAVQDLSFQIREGESLGLVGESGCGKSTTSSMIMRLLDTSGGKIEFLGEDIAPVPASKFASHPLRGKLQMVFQDPTDSLNPRWSAAQSIGDPIHRLTPELGRQDREQRVIELAGLVGLPVHLLDRFPHQLSGGQKARVGIARAIALEPKLLILDEPTAALDVSVQAVVLNLLEDLKHRLGMSYLFISHDLNVVRLLCDRIMVMQNGAVVEEGDAGQLLDAPATDYTRTLLAAIPHPPETDLMGRGSTA; encoded by the coding sequence ATGAACGAACCTTCCAGCGTACCGCTGCTGGATATCCAGCGACTGAGCGTGGACTTCGCGACCCGCAAGGGCACGGTGCGGGCCATCGATGATATCTCCCTGGCCGTGGGCAAGGGCGAGACTCTGGGCATCGTGGGCGAATCCGGTTCCGGCAAGTCGGTCACCTCCTATGCGGTGATGCGCATTCTCGACCGCGCCGGCCATATCGCAGGCGGCAGGATCACCTACGGTGGTATACCCCTGCACAAGGCCCGGGAAAAGGATATGCGGGATATTCGCGGTCGCGAGATCTCGATGATCTTCCAGAATCCCCGCGCCGCGTTGAACCCGATCCGACGCATCGGCCAGCAAGTGGCGGACGTGCTGATGCAGCACAGTCAGGCCACCCGGGGCAATGCCCGGGAAAAGGCCATCGGGATGCTTGAGGCGGTGAAGATCCGTGATGCGGAGCAGCGCTACAACGCCTATCCCTTCGAGCTGTCCGGCGGCATGTGCCAGCGGGTGGTAATCGCCATTGCCCTGGCCTGCCGGCCCCGGCTGCTGATCGCCGACGAGCCCACCACCGGCCTGGATGTCACCACCCAGAAGGCGGTCATGGACCTGATCGTCGAACTTACCCGGGAATACAACATGTCCACCGTGCTCATTACCCACGATCTGGGTCTGGCGGCGGCCTACTGTGACCGGCTGGTGGTGATGGAAAAGGGCAAGATCATCGAGGCCAACGGGGCCGCCGAGCTGTTCCACCATCCCCGCGAACGCTATACCCGGCTGTTGCTGCAGGCCACCCCCCACAACGACTCACAGATCCGTGACCTGCTGACACCGGAAGCCCGTTCAAAGGCCATTCGCCTGCCGGAATCCCGGAGCCTGGGGGAACCGATACTGACCGTCAGTAACCTGCGAAAGCAGTTCGGCAAGCCCGGCGACGAGAGTAGCCACCTGGCGGTTCAGGACCTGTCGTTCCAGATCCGCGAGGGCGAGAGTCTGGGGCTGGTGGGTGAGAGCGGCTGCGGCAAATCAACCACCTCTTCCATGATCATGCGATTGCTGGACACCAGCGGTGGCAAGATCGAGTTCCTGGGTGAGGATATTGCCCCGGTGCCGGCCTCGAAATTCGCGTCCCATCCCCTTCGTGGCAAGCTGCAGATGGTGTTCCAGGACCCGACCGACAGCCTCAACCCCCGCTGGAGCGCGGCCCAATCCATTGGTGACCCGATCCACCGGCTGACCCCGGAGCTGGGCCGCCAGGACCGCGAGCAACGGGTCATCGAACTGGCCGGCCTGGTGGGTCTGCCGGTGCACCTGCTGGACCGCTTTCCTCACCAGCTCTCCGGTGGCCAGAAAGCGCGGGTAGGCATCGCCCGGGCCATCGCCCTCGAACCGAAACTGCTGATTCTGGATGAGCCCACGGCGGCACTGGATGTCTCGGTGCAGGCCGTCGTGCTCAACCTGCTGGAGGACCTGAAACACCGCCTGGGCATGAGCTACCTTTTCATCAGCCATGACCTGAACGTGGTCCGTCTGCTGTGTGACCGCATCATGGTGATGCAGAATGGTGCGGTAGTGGAGGAAGGTGATGCCGGCCAGCTACTGGATGCCCCGGCCACCGACTATACCCGCACCCTGCTGGCGGCCATTCCGCATCCGCCGGAGACCGACCTTATGGGCAGGGGAAGTACCGCATGA
- a CDS encoding ABC transporter substrate-binding protein: MNRRDFLKGATSLSVGASVLPLFKILPASAASQETAVVVIGGTINSLDIHRSGTNRSSYQVAINCYDRLVSFGTKQMPDGSLSYDYDNVQPELAESWEISDDGTVMTFRIHEDATFWDGKPVTAHDVKWSLDRAVSLGGFPTVQMKAGRLSSPEQFEVVDDRTFRITLPFPSKLALPDLATPIPIIINSEVAKANATDDDPWATEYLHRNPAGSGAYKVARWDAGQQLVYERNDKWVGGEIPGYQRVIVREVPAQSTRRALIERGSVSASHNIPNKDAKELASKPGVKVVSTPIENCIYSLCTNLDFEPFKDKRVRQAVAWSIPYQKIFEQAAYEQGMPMWGGTDTVDKINWPQKSPYDLNIEKAKALMAEAGYENGFDVPLSFNLSHADWAEPAALLIQQGLADIGIRATIEKIPGANWRTVALVDKKLPLHLENFGGWLNTPDYYFYWAYIKGNLFNSYNYDNPEMARLVDDTLDMAMDHPDYAPNVKRMIELAFEDIPRIPLWQPTLNVAFNESVEGYEYWFHRQMDIRALEPA, from the coding sequence ATGAATCGTCGAGACTTCCTCAAGGGCGCCACTTCACTTTCCGTCGGTGCCAGCGTCCTGCCGCTGTTCAAGATCCTGCCGGCGTCGGCCGCCAGCCAGGAAACCGCCGTGGTGGTGATTGGCGGTACCATCAACAGTCTGGATATCCACCGCAGCGGTACCAACCGGTCCAGCTATCAGGTCGCCATCAACTGCTATGACCGGCTGGTGTCCTTCGGCACCAAGCAGATGCCGGATGGTTCCCTGAGCTATGACTATGACAATGTGCAGCCGGAACTGGCCGAGTCCTGGGAGATCAGTGACGACGGCACCGTCATGACCTTCAGGATCCATGAAGACGCCACCTTCTGGGACGGCAAACCGGTGACGGCCCACGACGTCAAATGGTCCCTGGACCGGGCCGTGTCTCTCGGCGGCTTCCCCACCGTACAGATGAAAGCGGGTCGATTGTCCTCGCCGGAGCAGTTCGAGGTAGTGGATGACCGCACTTTCCGCATCACGCTGCCGTTTCCGTCCAAGCTGGCGCTGCCGGATCTGGCCACGCCCATCCCCATTATCATCAATTCCGAGGTAGCCAAAGCCAACGCCACTGACGATGACCCCTGGGCCACCGAGTACCTGCACCGCAACCCGGCGGGCTCCGGAGCCTATAAAGTGGCCCGCTGGGACGCCGGCCAGCAGCTGGTCTATGAGCGCAATGACAAGTGGGTTGGCGGCGAGATTCCGGGCTACCAGCGGGTCATCGTCCGTGAAGTGCCGGCGCAGTCCACCCGCCGGGCCCTGATCGAGCGGGGCAGCGTCAGCGCCTCTCACAACATCCCCAACAAGGATGCCAAGGAGCTGGCCAGCAAGCCCGGGGTAAAGGTAGTCAGCACGCCTATCGAGAACTGTATCTATTCTCTGTGCACCAACCTCGACTTCGAACCCTTCAAGGACAAGCGTGTGCGCCAGGCGGTGGCCTGGTCCATTCCCTATCAGAAAATCTTCGAGCAGGCCGCCTATGAACAGGGCATGCCCATGTGGGGCGGAACCGACACCGTCGACAAGATTAACTGGCCGCAGAAGTCACCCTACGACCTGAACATCGAGAAAGCCAAAGCGCTGATGGCAGAGGCCGGGTACGAGAATGGCTTCGACGTGCCGCTGTCGTTCAACCTGTCCCACGCTGACTGGGCGGAGCCGGCGGCACTATTGATCCAGCAGGGGCTGGCGGACATTGGCATCAGGGCCACCATTGAGAAAATCCCCGGTGCCAACTGGCGTACGGTGGCGCTGGTGGACAAGAAACTGCCCCTGCACCTGGAGAACTTCGGCGGCTGGCTGAACACTCCGGACTATTACTTCTACTGGGCCTACATCAAGGGCAACCTGTTCAACTCCTACAACTACGACAATCCGGAAATGGCCCGGCTGGTGGATGACACGCTGGACATGGCCATGGACCATCCCGATTACGCCCCCAATGTAAAACGCATGATCGAGCTGGCGTTCGAGGACATTCCCCGCATTCCCCTCTGGCAGCCGACCCTGAACGTTGCCTTCAACGAAAGCGTGGAAGGTTACGAATACTGGTTCCATCGTCAGATGGACATCCGTGCCCTCGAACCGGCCTGA
- a CDS encoding ABC transporter permease, with product MLDKLRKVALRLLQAVPTVFGILVVCFLLTRALPGDPAAYFAGPMADAESIEEVRKTLGLDKPLPMQFVTYVGDLVQGDLGMAISTGQPVMSELASRLPASLELTLGALLLSFLIAVPLGVLAATRPNTWVDHICRFLVTAGVSLPTFFTGLALMYVFYYLLGWAPAPMGRLDMMHLPPESVTGFLTIDAIIAGEWEVLGAALAQLALPLITLALFTLAPIARMTRASMLQTLGSDFVRTARAAGLSGRRVLITYAFRNALLPVVTTLGMVFSFVLGANVLVEKVFAWPGIGSFAVEALVVSDYAAVQGFVLSMALLFVALNLLIDVIYTLIDPRVGEEA from the coding sequence ATGCTGGATAAGCTGCGTAAAGTGGCGCTTCGCCTGTTGCAGGCGGTGCCGACGGTGTTCGGCATCCTGGTGGTGTGCTTCCTGCTGACCCGGGCCCTGCCCGGAGACCCGGCGGCTTACTTTGCCGGGCCCATGGCGGATGCGGAATCCATCGAGGAAGTGCGCAAAACCCTGGGCCTCGACAAACCCCTGCCGATGCAGTTCGTCACCTACGTCGGTGATCTGGTGCAGGGCGACCTCGGCATGGCGATATCCACCGGCCAGCCGGTAATGTCGGAGCTGGCCAGCCGGCTGCCGGCCTCCCTGGAGCTGACTCTGGGTGCGTTGCTGCTGTCCTTCTTGATCGCTGTGCCACTGGGTGTGCTGGCGGCCACCCGGCCCAACACCTGGGTTGACCACATCTGCAGGTTTTTGGTTACGGCGGGGGTCTCCCTGCCAACCTTCTTCACCGGCCTGGCGCTGATGTACGTGTTCTACTACCTGCTGGGCTGGGCGCCGGCGCCCATGGGCCGACTGGACATGATGCACCTGCCGCCGGAGTCGGTGACCGGGTTCCTGACCATCGACGCCATTATCGCCGGTGAATGGGAAGTGCTGGGTGCCGCCCTGGCACAGTTGGCGCTGCCGCTGATCACCCTGGCGCTGTTTACCCTGGCCCCCATTGCCCGAATGACCCGGGCCTCCATGCTGCAGACCCTGGGCAGTGACTTCGTACGCACTGCCCGGGCCGCGGGCCTGAGTGGACGCCGGGTGCTGATCACCTACGCCTTCCGCAATGCCCTGCTGCCCGTGGTGACCACCCTGGGCATGGTGTTCTCCTTCGTGCTCGGCGCCAACGTACTGGTGGAAAAGGTGTTCGCCTGGCCGGGCATCGGCTCGTTTGCGGTGGAAGCGCTGGTGGTGTCGGACTACGCGGCAGTTCAGGGCTTCGTGCTCTCCATGGCCCTGCTGTTCGTGGCGCTGAACCTGTTGATCGATGTGATCTACACCCTGATCGATCCCCGAGTGGGCGAGGAGGCCTGA
- the istA gene encoding IS21 family transposase: MPAKRLSMRKIKEVLRLKWERGLSNRQIAAACGVSRPTVSEYLRRTVEAGLSWPLPADLDEAHLEQLLFPPPPDLPAQARGIPDWQHIRDELTGKNVTLFLLWQEYRQANPDGYQYSWFCEHYRTWRGKLDLVMRQDHRAGEKLFVDYAGQTVPVIDRTTGEIHEAQVFVAVMGASNYTYAEATWSQTLPDWIGSHTRAFQYLNGVPELVVPDNLKSGVTKAHRYEPDLNPTYQDMAAHYGIAIVPTRARKPRDKAKVEGGVLIVERWILAALRHHQHFSLGQLNATIRELLERLNTRPFRKLPGCRRDHFEQLDKPVLQPLPAEPYVYAEWKKARVHIDYHVAIDGHYYSVPYTLIKKEVEVRITHNTIECFYRGNRIASHRRSDQKGRHTTIAAHMPESHRHAGEWSPERLIAWAAKTGPATEKLIRTALGARKHPQQAYRSCLGILRLGQSYGESRLEAACQRALMLGSCRYKSIESILKHRLDQQPLEEQQELALPDTHDNIRGPAYYH; the protein is encoded by the coding sequence ATGCCAGCGAAGAGGTTATCCATGCGTAAGATCAAAGAAGTTCTTCGCCTCAAGTGGGAGCGAGGGCTGAGCAACCGCCAGATTGCGGCGGCCTGTGGCGTCAGCCGCCCCACCGTGAGCGAATACCTGCGCCGCACGGTTGAGGCCGGTCTGAGCTGGCCGTTGCCAGCGGATCTGGACGAGGCCCATCTGGAGCAGCTGCTGTTCCCGCCACCACCGGATCTCCCGGCACAGGCCAGAGGCATACCCGACTGGCAACACATCCGCGACGAACTCACGGGCAAGAATGTCACCCTGTTCCTGCTGTGGCAGGAGTACCGGCAAGCCAACCCGGACGGTTATCAGTACAGCTGGTTCTGCGAGCACTACCGGACCTGGCGGGGCAAGCTGGACCTGGTGATGCGCCAGGACCATCGGGCCGGTGAGAAGCTGTTCGTGGACTACGCTGGTCAGACCGTGCCCGTCATTGACCGCACCACCGGAGAGATCCATGAGGCGCAAGTCTTTGTCGCGGTGATGGGCGCATCCAATTACACCTACGCCGAAGCCACCTGGAGCCAGACATTGCCGGACTGGATCGGCTCTCACACCCGGGCCTTCCAGTACCTGAACGGAGTGCCGGAATTAGTGGTCCCGGACAATTTGAAATCGGGGGTCACCAAGGCCCACCGGTACGAACCGGACCTCAATCCAACTTACCAGGATATGGCTGCCCATTATGGGATCGCCATCGTTCCCACGCGTGCCCGCAAGCCCCGCGACAAGGCCAAGGTGGAAGGGGGTGTGTTGATCGTCGAGCGCTGGATCCTGGCGGCGTTGCGCCATCACCAGCACTTCTCTCTGGGGCAACTCAACGCCACCATCCGTGAGCTGCTGGAGAGGCTGAACACCCGCCCCTTCCGCAAGTTGCCCGGCTGCCGGCGCGACCACTTCGAGCAGCTGGATAAACCGGTTCTACAGCCATTGCCCGCAGAGCCGTATGTCTACGCGGAGTGGAAAAAAGCCCGGGTCCACATCGACTACCACGTGGCCATCGACGGGCATTACTACTCGGTGCCCTACACCCTGATCAAGAAAGAGGTGGAGGTTCGCATCACTCACAACACCATCGAATGCTTTTACCGGGGCAACCGGATCGCCAGCCACCGGCGCTCCGACCAGAAGGGACGGCACACCACCATCGCCGCGCACATGCCCGAATCCCATCGCCACGCCGGCGAGTGGTCGCCGGAACGGCTGATCGCCTGGGCAGCCAAGACCGGACCGGCGACGGAGAAGCTTATCCGCACCGCACTGGGTGCCCGCAAACACCCACAGCAGGCTTACCGTTCGTGCCTCGGCATTCTCCGGTTGGGGCAGAGCTACGGCGAGTCGCGGCTGGAGGCCGCCTGCCAGCGCGCCCTGATGCTGGGAAGCTGCCGCTACAAGAGCATTGAATCCATCCTCAAACATCGCCTGGACCAGCAGCCCTTGGAAGAACAACAGGAACTGGCCTTACCCGACACCCACGACAACATCCGCGGCCCCGCCTACTACCACTGA